ATTATAGGTCTAATTGACTTTTAAGTATAGGCCAAGGGCCTAATTGATTATTTTAGAAAGTTAAaatctaattacataatttTAAAATGTAGATTAGGAATCTAATTGCataacttttaaaatataatatagattaggaatctaattacataattaGTCTTATGCATTATTATAATCATTTGAAGCAATTTGAGTGAGATATGTGAATATTCGTTTTTAAAATAAAGAATGGAAAACATTTTGAGAAGGGGAAAGGGTGGAGTGGCAATAGTAGAAAGTGGAGGAGTAATAGCAAAATTAAAACGACCCGTTGAAAGAGACATATATGAACAATCTGACAGGTAGAGAAGGTGTAACAAATGCCATGCCCGAGTCAATCGAAGAATAAATAAACTAACCATAATCATCAAATataaaagaaggaaagaaaattaGAATGCTGAGGCagagaaggaggagagagaactCACTGAACCAAGTCTATCTCTAAATCTGCTCCTTCTGAAGGCAATTCAGTTGCGAGTGAAAGagtctttttcatttttgggTTCgactattaaattttttttgtatagaGAGAAGAGGGAAAGAGGGGTTGTAATGGCTGAAATTGGGTCGCATTGGAAGGGTTTCAGTATGAGTTTGAGGTCTTCAAGGGCAATTTTGATTTGTTTTGTTGCCGTTGCATCAATGGTGATGATAGCAGAGGCAAGATTGAAGCAGCAGCAAGTTATAGTTGAGAATTACGAGAGTGAAGAAGCGGAATCTGGGTTTATTCGGCTTCTTAATTTCTTATGGCAAAAAGGTCGATTGGGTTATACGCATGTTTGGCCGGTATTCCCACTGCTTTTTTACCTTAATTTTTGTATTCTTAGAATGATTGATTGCTCATTTTCTGTTTGGCTAGTTAGAAAACGCAGGTGAAAATGGGGTGTCGAATTATTGAATTTTCATCATTTGCACTTGAGAGAAACTAAAATATGCCTAATTCAACTATTTGTTTTCAATTGCTGATAATATTTTTACTCTATTTGCTGCAAGTAGAGAGCTTATGTTACTATGGTTGATGCACTTTTGTTTTCCcctctgtttttgtttgttgcTAAGGATTATAATTTTTGAAACTGGATGAGCAGGAACTGACATTTGGGTGGCAAATTGTGGTGGGTTCAATAATTGGATTTTTGGGAGCAGCTTTTGGGAGCGTAGGAGGTGTTGGAGGGGGTGGTATTTTTGTTCCCATGCTTACGTTGATTGTTGGTTTTGATGCAAAATCATCTACTGCTATTTCAAAATGTGAGAGAATCTGCCTCTATTATAAACCTCTACTTGTATTGTTTGCTTCATCATGAAAGGAGAACTCTATATTAGTTATCTATCTCTATGTTGCAGTAGCGTTTTcgttttagaaataatgtttctctgtgtcagtttccgtgcaacatagatctATCTTAATTCAAATTGTGATTCAGAATTTTGTGAAATTATAGAGTACCCTTTTATGTGTGTACTCATACCCTTTAGAACTAGACTTGCAAGGTTGTTTGAGCTAAGAAAGCATCCCGATCTGTTAGATTTCTTGCCCTTCTCAAAGTCTTTTCTGTTAGTATCTTACACTAGTGCTTAATTGGCTTTCGAATTGGAGATTCCCTCTTCGAATAGGTAGCCTATCTTAAAGACAAATTCCCTGATTTGCTTAGCTTTGGATTTTGTTCCTTTTCTGATTCGTAAGCTCCATGTTCTGGTACTTGAACTGTTCCATCAAACATGCTAATGAAGATTTAATGAACTTCTATGTTTGTCAGGTATGATTACCGGTGCAGCGGCTTCAACAGTGTACTACAATTTAAAGCTTAGGCATCCTACCTTAGATATGCCGATCATCGACTATGACTTGGCACTTTTGTTTCAACCAGTGTTGGTACTTGGGATCAGCATTGGTGTCGTTTTAAATGTGATTCTTGCTGACTGGATGATCACAGTTCTGCTAATTGTTTTATTCATAGGTGAATTTCTTTCTGTTTCCAACTTTTGGGATGCATCTTCTAGGATAACGTTTCTGATAATCTATAATTGTTAGCAGGCACATCAACTAAGGCTTTCCTCAAAGGTGTAGAAACATGGAAAAAAGAAACCATCATTAAAAAGGTGATCTTTTTATATAAGTAAATTGTGGTTCGTGTTAAATTCTCCGAAACCTTATCTCTCACTTGTTACTAAACTTTTCAGGAGGCTGCTAGACGTTTACGATCAAATGGTAAGTTGGTGCATAATTGGTTTCTTTTCCTTCTCTCTATTGGGTTTATGCTTTTTGGGAATTGGATCATTTGGAAACCTTTCTTCCAGACTAAGTTTCTTTTTAATCAGGCGATGGCAGTGAAGAAGTGGAATACAAACCTCTTCCTGGAGATGCAAACAATGGCACAGGGCCAGAATCCAAAAAAGAAGAGGTGAAAATCCTGATATGTTCTGCCTGCTTTTTAAAGACTAGAGTTTTTGCAACTGACTTGGCTAACTGTTTCAGGTGGCTGTTCTTGAGAATGTTCGATGGAAGGAACTTGGACTACTCTTTGCTGTGTGGTTCATCATCCTTGGACTGGAAATAACCAAGGTCTTAGTCTACACAGaagttactttttttttccGAAATTGATACGTTTTAGCTTAAATTCATGGTAAAACCTTTTCCTTTCTGGTTGCAGAATTATACAACAACTTGTTCAGTGGAATATTGGGTTTGCAATCTATTGCAGGTGCCTTAACTGCGCTTATGACAGAAAACTGAATTTTTTTAAGACCTTTTTAGCATTTAAAATTTCAAACTGGTTCCTTATTTTTCATGCTTTTCAGATTCCAGTTGCTCTTGGAGTTTCTTCATATCAAGCAGTTAGCTTGTACAAAGGAAGGAGGAAGATTGAATCCAAAGGAGAAGCCGGCACAAATTTCAAAGTTCACCAGCTGGTTTTTTATTGTTTCTGTGGAATGATGGCTGGAGTAGTTGGCGGGTTGCTCGGTCTTGGTGGTGGATTCATTATGGGACCTCTTTTTCTGGAGTTGGGAGTCCCTCCACAGGTTCATTGATTTTCTTGTTTACGGTCATTAATATGGCATTTGAGGGTCCGTTTTTTGTGAAAGCCCATTTGGATAAAGAAAAAAGATTGCCTTTTTCCTTCTTTTGAAGGAAAAATGGAGGCATTTGAACAATCTTTAGCAAAATATCACATTAACCCCCTTGACGAAAGATAGTAAAAATGAATTTTCAACCTTCAACCTCTGTTTTTCATTGAAAATCTCTTTAACCCCCCCTTGATGAAAGATATATCAGTTTTTAGAGAGTAGTATAATATGTGATCAGAAATTTAAACCATTGATAATTGATATCAAAAGTTTGATAAGTTGGTTACTTAACGGATTTCTCGAAACTTTTCGTGTAGGTATCAAGTGCCACAGCTACTTTTGCTATGACATTTTCTGCTTCCATGTCTGTGATAGAGTATTATCTCCTGAAACGTTTCCCAGTTCCTTACGGTAATTCCTTAGAACTAGTATGACATGAATAACAATGCACGCAGAAACTCATTGATAGTTTAATGTAATCATTTGAAACTTGTTACACAGCTTTATACTTCGTTGCTGTGTCGACGGTTGCTGCATTCATAGGGCAGCACGTGGTCCGAAAGATCATAAGCATATTAGGGAGAGCATCTATAATAATCTTCATCCTTGCATTCACAATATTTGTGAGTGCAATATCACTAGGTATGTTTTAACATACTAACCAAGTTTCTTAATTTGTTCAAAATATATATACGGTTgaataatttgattttgttcCGAGACAGGTGGGGTTGGCATAGTAAATATGGTACACAAGATCCAAAATGACGAATACATGGGATTTGATAACATTTGTTCTTATGAAGCTTAGTCTTGAGACCCGAACCAACCCTTTGTTCTATACTTTAGTTTCAATTTCTGAATCATAGGAATTGAATAAACATTCTTCTTGTGATTGTGGTTATAACTGTGTATCATTTATCTCCAATTTTTGTGTTTGATATGTACAAActgttatatttttattttatggaATCCACATGATGTGTTTATGAAAGTGATTGGGTACAtaagcatgcataaattaaTGAGTAGATGCATTTGATACTGTGGGCTGCATATTTAAATAAATCAATGATTGAATCCATAAACAGTCAAATCAAATCCACGCAAGAGCTGCATCTTAATGTTTATCTAATATAAAGTTCAAAGTATCAAACTTCAATATAGTGACACATGCAATTAAAAAATGTTATTCCCGTCCCGATCTTCAATtcaacttttttcttttttagaaGATCCTTACACCGGATATCTTAACTTCTTTTCAAATGTATTTTCACATTACCAAGAATATTTGTTTGTTATAGCTTTTGATATTTTGTTTATTGATGATAAGAAGAGAAAAAGTTCCTTTTCGGATGACTTTGAGGAAGATCTGGTGGAGAACTATTTCCAAACCCCTACAAGATGGAGGCTGGTTGTTGGTTGGGTCTTTGCGGGGCGCTTTCCCACCTTCAAATCAGGTTTTAACTAAAAAGTACAATAACAAAATaacattgcaaaaaaaaaaagtaaattttaaattttatattgaaTATCGTATACCATTTTGAGGGAGTGAAACCTTTTATATAATAGTGGAAATTCCTACTTCGGACATAAATAAACTCACTTTTATCTGTTGAGGAAAGAATTTTAAGTGAGTCAGGATTTTGTAAAGGTAGGATAATAATTGTGTCTGCTCAAAGACTCCTAACTGGATTAGAATTGAGATATTATGTTTAGGAAGAATTACGCCTTTTAAGGGTGGATCTTAATATCAGGTGATCATGAGGAGAATCCGGTTAGTTATTGTTTAAGTTGAGTTTCTATGCTCAATTCCGGATTAAAAAATGTTCACTTATGTTATCAGAAGCACTCTACAAGCCTAATCTAGTCTTTTAACGCTAGTAAAGCTCTTTGTGTTTATTAAGGAACATAACTCTTTTCCGGAACATTTTGCATCCTCTTAAACCATGCCACATATGACGCCTAGTTTGTAGAGAGTATGTATTGATTATTATACTCTGTCGAATATCTTCCATTATAACGCAAACTGATATCTCTGCCACTCATTAGTTGTCATGTTTGGAGTTCAGAGAGTGCAAACTGTTGCCTCAATTTGTATTCAAACATCAATAATCAACTAGcgtttttctttgttttcatCTTTATCCTCTTATCTCtgtatgcaaaaaaaaaaaaaatgtctccAACAAGCCATTTTTATGGCCAAAACCAttaatctaccgttgcaatgtGTGAGGAGATCCCAGCCAACGTTCCTAAAATCGCCtcatcagaaaaaaaaaaaaaaacaccctCATCTTCCCAACCTTCTAAGGAGATGACTCTTACAATTAGGAAAATGTTGTTTTCAATTACCGAACAAAGCAGTAGTGTTTATTCCTATGTTTTGTGATAACAGAGTAGTCATTCATGTTGTTGCTAACCCAGTTTTCTATGAAAAAACTAAACGTGTGGACGTTGATTGCCATATTGTTAGGGAATATTTGGAAGCAAGTTTTATGTGTACTTTTTATGTGGATTCAGAACATCAAGTTGTTGTTGATTTGTTGACAAAGTCATTGACTTCAAATCAATGATCTTTGCACTGCccaagatgaagttggtcaatatAGCACCTTCATCATGTGGAGAGGGTGTTGTAATACATGATAAAGATCACCATAACAAGTAAGGAAGAAGTTTATAATAGCTAACAAAATCAAATGGATTCCGCGGTAATAAACAATATTGCTTTGTTCAGGGTGTCAATAGGCAAAACTTGCCAACTTTAAGGGTGTAAATATACATTAAGCCTTATCTTTTATTTACTCAAGTAatgtcatatatatatacattgcaACCATTCACATtttgtttgttagagataataataaaaattattcttatttttttttttaagttattttTGGGTCTTAACTATGAGCTTAATATTATGGTTCAATTGGTTCTATGACAAGTATCATATTCTCTTAGATCAAGTGGTCTATGATTCGAATTCTGACAATCCCTTTAttgattaaatttcaacatatggTAGTGTGTGCTTATGTTGTAGACACTTCAAACCCATAAGATATTAACGTAAGGAGTGCgttagagataataaaagcTATTTTTGACTCTTTACGAAACTTAACATTTTGTAAATTGGTTTCAtgataataatcaataaaaataatccaTTTTACTTGCTCCATTGTATACTATAAACATAAATACAGAAcgcaattaattaaaaatattaaaaaatgggGCTTATTCGTGTAAATCTGCTTTTCAGGCATTCTATCAGGGTTTGGATTCTTCTTCCCCAGGggtgtggaagacgatttggggCTTGAAAGTACCAtaccgcattaggagcttcctgtggcttagggctaggaataggttgcttactaactcggatagaaaaaggaggcacctggtggattctggagcctgtggcagatgcagagggTTTGAGGAGACgttgtgccatgctctcagggATTGTGAGAAAAGTTTAGAGGTTTGGAGAAGAATTCTCCCTAGGGACGTGCTTCCTTCCTTTTTAGCCCATTCTGAAAATAATTGGTTTGTTGATGGTATTAATGGGATTCTTCTGCCTGGGAATCaaggtgttcttctttttatgGCGGtgtgccatcagatttggaggtggcggaacgaggagatctttggaggAGGAGTGGTTTCTATGTCAAATGtccttgatttcttttctaagaaGATTAGTACCTGGGTTGAGAGTTTTGGTGAGGACCCCTTAGCTAGGGTGGTTCAGAGGAAGGAGGTCAATCTTTTAGGCTGGTGTAGGCTGAGTGAAGGTGTGGTTAAGCTcaacactgatggttcttgtctgagagacgggagaattgctgcaggaggggtccttagAGACGATGGAGGCAGGTGGGTTTCtggcttctctcagaatttggatattggttcttccttttctgcagagctttgggggattctcTCTGGCCTGAAGCTGGCTAAGGATCTaggggtgaagaagcttctggttGAGTCAGATAACCAAGAAGCGGTTAAAATGATTTATGAGGGCAAGTCTGTTTGCCGGAATAGcttgaatattattaaagacATTAAAAGGATTGGGtcctcctttgagtctattaagtttgttcatatttatagggagcagaaccgCATCGCGGACCGTCTTGCAATGGAAGGGCACTCTGGTTTGTTGGGTCTTTCtaccttttcttctccaccgggcttcatttcttctttgatcttggaggatgtggtgggggtcagttttcctaggctgatcccgggttgagttgttttgtttgtttgtttttttttttctcagttTTCCtagcaattttttttcttaacgCGGAAGAAGGGGTACCACAAGGCGTTTCTCAgtctgagcaagaggtacctctctctgaagcggttactgattcgagggttgaggattcgcttgaagcaaatCCGCCCACtagaggagatgagggagccgctgaaggcgaggagggcaataggggtgaaggagaggaagctgtagtgtagtttgatttatattttgaactgTTGTATgcaacaaactgcccgtatatattaattttcttttacttgccGCTTTACCTACATGTGCGATTGTCGTTTTATTCCTTGTTGCCCCTTATTTTCATATGTTACCCTTgtcttttgccgacttcatccTTGTAATTCTTTGTAGTTAGTTTCGttttcgctagggtggccagaccctttttgcaattttttgagcaattttttgagtactcgtttattcgcttaattttatgccttatcttatgatttttctttcgaaaataatcataaggttaatcataaggttttgcgagtgatgcgtaatcatgcatccgcctttatttaataggcaacacatttatgtgtttttaagattaaccataaggttttgcgagtgatgcgtaatcatgcatccgcctttctttaataggcaacacatttatgtgtttttgtgatCATGTTGAAAAGGATCCGCATTCGGACGTagtatattgaataaatgtaataattgaatacctttattgataaagaaaaaaggcTTCTTATTACATGGGTACATAAACtgcgtgggatcaaagcctcattaaaaccttttatcagaaaactcattgggaaaaactcataaaaggaaaaagagtactcgtcatttccttgaactactcggcctgtttatataggcgtagattctccagattccaggtgcgcgggagctttttgccgctcatttcttctatttcaaaagttgatggtcctagcttcttggatactttgtatggtccgatccagttgacgcctaatttgcctttaccttctctggattgtattttatccgcttttttcaagaccaagtcgttctcgttgattatcacttttcgcacccttctgtcatgatatttcttgattctattgcggtacactgccatttgcatgtaagctttttcccttcgttcttcaacagaatccaatgcatccctAATATtgtaggattttgtgtgtcgcaataataaattatccgatctgtaggcgacttgatttcaacaggcagGACCGCTTCgactccataaaccagcgagaaaggtgtttcgcccattgctgcttttacagaagttctgtatgcccataacatatggggtatctcatccgcccaacctgtttttttatcacctagtcgcttcttgattccctgaatcatggctctgttggtaacctctgtcataccattcgattgaggatgatttacagaagaaaaatgattcttgattcccatgctttcgcagtatgttttgaatttgacacagttgaactgggtgccattgtcggttataagcttttgtgggattccaaatcgcatgataatgttctctcgtaagaactcgatcattcgctcaggtgtttgagcggttactgcttctgcctctacccatttgctgaagtggtcaactgcgactatcaagtacttccttttctttgtcatttctgggaatgggcccactatatcgattccccatgttgcgaatggccatgccgtcattatagtgatttgttcggctccgggaacatgcttttcattcgcatggatttgacagctgcgacattccgcaaccatcttctgggaatcctccaccaccttgggccagtaatatcccatcaacttaacctttcttgccaacgaCGCCGAGGCTTCatgtgcgccacaaattccttcatgtagttctcgcagcacgtagtctccttcattgcggctaatgcatttcaaccatggacatgtatacgatttccgatacaaagttccatctcgaattgagtatctcgctgactgcccaattagctttctggctaagcttttatcaaccggcaaatctccctgttctaaatattggcgaatgggcatccgccaatcttcatcatctacccgttcttcgatgaccataatctgatcgacttcgAACGCTGGTGCCGATCTTATCTCCAAAtcgcatgctttttgactccatggttctctactcgccgctgcttttgccaattcgtcagcctttgtgttttggccccgcggaacatgcaccatttcccaaacgactcccttgcgtgttaactcctgcgtcaatctgccgaccTCTTTATGGTATTTCACcagatcctcctgtttcaccagataattttttgtgatttgatttatcatgagtttagaatcgctgtagattaccactctttctggcgtaagttcattaagcaacttcaatccggaTATCATTGCCTCATACTCTGCGGCGTTATTGGTAGTTTCGaaagttaactttgccgcatagtacatgcgaataacctccgggcctttgatgacgactcccagtccagctccatctgtggataatgccccatctgtgaacatgctccacccttctttttgtgcctttggacattcgtcatcatcccacgtgaactcattcacgaaatcggcgagtacttgactctttagtgctggtcttcctttatagcgaatatcgaattctcctaagcgaattgaccattccatcaatcggccgaatgcgtcaggtttctgcagtacctttcgcattggaataccggttctcacaatgatagtatgcgcctgaaagtatggttttaatctagccgccgtggttatcaccgcgagggccattttgtctaacTTCGAATatcggagttctgcatccttcaagactttgctcacatagtacactggatattgttgtccttcttcttctcgaaccatcacagtgcatatcgccatactggtgatggatatataaagaaataaatcttctccatcctccggcctgctcattaagggcggataacatagtaatcgttttataccctcaaatgcctcttgacaatccggcgtccattcaaaggacttagattttttgatggcattgtagaaaggtagacatctcctagctgagcatgatatgaatcgccctaatgccaccaaccgcccattcagtctctgtacttctcttatgttcctcggtgttttcatctccatcaccgcttttactttctccggattcgcctcaactcccttgccgctaacaatgaaacccaggaattttcctgctcttgctccaaacgtgcacttttctgggttcaatttgaggccatatttgatcagcacttccaggatttctttaatatcctgcgggtgatcttgcatcttcttgcttttaatgatcatatcatctacgtagatcgagaagttcttgCCTAACTTGTccgaaaatatcttgttcatcatccgctgatatgttgctcccgcgtttttcagtccaaagggcatcaccttgaagcaataagttgcctgatgagttataaatgatgtcttgatttcatccgccttctccatgggtatctgatggtaactggatttcacgtcggtgaacgataaagcttcaaatcctgccgtcccatctaccaatatatcaatgttaggtagcggatacatatccttcggacaagctttattcagatctttgaagtcgacgcacattcggtacgttccatttggctttttgactagcaccacattggctagccactccggataggtgacttctcgaattgcatctgattttagcaaattcgccacagctttttcaatcgccttctgcctctctggagcgtgtcctctctttttttgtcgcactggggttgcacctttgtccacattcaaacgatgggttgctatgtctggacttattcctttcagcacttcatttggagctacgaatgccgactcgcattggatcaacacctcggtaatggctttcttcgtttcttttGGGAGTCCTGGCGCTATTCgtacattcttgtcatttgagatggcgaatagttccgtttctcccaacgcttccgccggcaactt
The window above is part of the Euphorbia lathyris chromosome 3, ddEupLath1.1, whole genome shotgun sequence genome. Proteins encoded here:
- the LOC136223108 gene encoding sulfite exporter TauE/SafE family protein 3-like is translated as MAEIGSHWKGFSMSLRSSRAILICFVAVASMVMIAEARLKQQQVIVENYESEEAESGFIRLLNFLWQKGRLGYTHVWPELTFGWQIVVGSIIGFLGAAFGSVGGVGGGGIFVPMLTLIVGFDAKSSTAISKCMITGAAASTVYYNLKLRHPTLDMPIIDYDLALLFQPVLVLGISIGVVLNVILADWMITVLLIVLFIGTSTKAFLKGVETWKKETIIKKEAARRLRSNGDGSEEVEYKPLPGDANNGTGPESKKEEVAVLENVRWKELGLLFAVWFIILGLEITKNYTTTCSVEYWVCNLLQIPVALGVSSYQAVSLYKGRRKIESKGEAGTNFKVHQLVFYCFCGMMAGVVGGLLGLGGGFIMGPLFLELGVPPQVSSATATFAMTFSASMSVIEYYLLKRFPVPYALYFVAVSTVAAFIGQHVVRKIISILGRASIIIFILAFTIFVSAISLGGVGIVNMVHKIQNDEYMGFDNICSYEA